CTATTGTAGCGTAGTCGATCAACCCAACCACTGCTTCAGTCGCTATGCCTTGCCCCCAGTACTCCCGGGAAAATGCATATTTAATTTCGGGATCAACTTGGTCATTAGGGTGTACAATACCGCAGAAACCAACAACCTCTAAAGTATTTTTTAATCCTACAGCGAACATACCATAGCCACGGCTCATATAGTTTTTATGGGTGACTTTCATCCATGCCTTGGATTCCTCATAACTTAATGTATTTCCATCCCCAACCCATCGCATTGCCTCACTATCGCCATATACCTTTTGAATCATAGAGAGATCTGAATCTTTCCATTTTCTAAATATTAAACGATTAGTAGTAAACAAACTCTCTCGCACTGCACTATTATCCCTTTCGCGCTAATGTTCAAATAACTAGTAGACAATGCATATCATAGCCTACACATCGGATAGCTTGAAGGATCGGGGCGTAATTTATCCATTGCTATGATTGAATTCACTTTGCCTTTTAACACTTGCCGCAGGAATTGATA
The DNA window shown above is from Microbulbifer variabilis and carries:
- a CDS encoding GNAT family N-acetyltransferase — translated: MRESLFTTNRLIFRKWKDSDLSMIQKVYGDSEAMRWVGDGNTLSYEESKAWMKVTHKNYMSRGYGMFAVGLKNTLEVVGFCGIVHPNDQVDPEIKYAFSREYWGQGIATEAVVGLIDYATIASGIDKFIATIAPENIASERVLLKAGMLPGGICYDDEGIPTKCFYLNTQPSV